In a genomic window of Littorina saxatilis isolate snail1 linkage group LG6, US_GU_Lsax_2.0, whole genome shotgun sequence:
- the LOC138968633 gene encoding uncharacterized protein yields MATHSIYSSEEEEEYDGPRLSQAIVLPTSLNHGRKTRKEGHKTLLVTEPACRIGNTDWCQCGHCCRMPTSVECVCCHDVRQIKQKVEGLEEQVGCITAHPGFRTVCLDIYCLETAYYAYKQDYGRLNFDLHEKYRYVAYRQLVRWCWGFLGKSIRVPLPACAVKTIRDTFPDGGRVGFKLPQLEGIV; encoded by the exons ATGGCCACTCACAGTATTTACAGCagcgaggaagaggaggagtacGACGGACCACGTTTGAGCCAGGCTATCGTTCTTCCTACCAGTTTGAACCACGGAAGAAAGACGAGGAAAGAAGGCCACAAGACGCTGCTCGTAACAGAGCCAGCATGCAGAATCGGCAACACTGACTG GTGTCAGTGCGGACATTGCTGCCGGATGCCAacttctgttgagtgtgtgtgttgccacGACGTcagacaaatcaaacagaaggtAGAAGGCCTGGAAGAGCAGGTAGGCTGCATCACAGCACATCCTGGCTTTCGTACCGTGTGCCTGGACATCTACTGCCTGGAGACCGCATACTATGCGTACAAGCAGGACTACGGGCGTCTAAACTTCGATCTGCATGA GAAATACAGATATGTCGCCTACAGGCAGCTGGTGCGATGGTGTTGGGGTTTTCTAGGCAAAAGCATCAGGGTGCCTCTACCAGCTTGTGCCGTGAAAACGATCAGGGACACTTTCCCAGACGGAGgaagagtggggttcaaactccccCAGCTGGAGGGAATCGTGTGA